The stretch of DNA ATGTAAAGtacctaaaaacaaaaaagctttaAAGACATCGAGCCTGTTGTGGACTGTATTGCCAGATGAAATGTTGCTGCCTCTATTTTatttgattgattaattaattaattaattaaaacatttcagttaaTGACCTGTGGAGGGCAGCAATACGCCTTGGTTGGGTGTAGACTGCCGGAAGCACTAAAGAAGAAGTGCGGCAGCGGTCCATGATGGGAGGGACGGTGGCAGCAGACAGTATTCCTTAACCATCCACTAAGTCGTCTGTTTGTGGAGCTGCCAGCTTGCCTTGTCGGAATCGTAACTAAATATGGCTGATCTTCAGGTGtgtatagattttttttgcaACTTTAAGGTATTATAAAGCTGAGTTTAGCCCTTGAGATGAACACTAAAGGATACCGTTTGCTCTGCTAACGTTACAGGTTTAGTCAGCTAACCAAACTTAAAGCGAGCCTCTGGTCCTGCTTCCTCAAGTGAGCACATGGAAGCCTGCCTGAACCAAAGAGCTCTTTTAAACGACACTGACAGAAGTCGCAGGGGGGCTGTTGTTGGCTGCTCGCTAACAAAATGTTCGATAAAGGCTTATTATTGGGGTGTGGTGGTGGGACCGTTACCCCTTTTCTGTCCACGAAATACTCAAGTTTatgtgaaatgttaaatgttttccaTCTGGTTTGTaatatctgacagctgtctgtctgacttGAGGGTTGGTATAATCTGGTGGACTGTGAACGGGCGGCACTGAAGAGCTCGAGATGAGTAAGATTGGTCATTTAAAATCCAAGTATTCgacttaaaaaaatacacatggCTACTGATACATGGCTCTGCATGCCTCGCCGCAAGTTGAAGGATTGACTATTATGTAAGGAAAAACTCATGTCTGGCCAGAGTAGGACAGACTTCTTACTGAAATTTGACCAACAGCAATCCTGTAGGGACATATCCATGATCTCGACAACATTCTGGCAAATTCTCAGATGTTACATTTAGTTGCACCCTCCTGttgcactgtttgttttcatccagaTTGGCCTTTTTCTTGTAGTTTGTCCATGCATTTATTCAGACATGAGTTGAGGGAGAGACTGGGGTCAAACCTGGTTGGAGGCGGAGGCTGGTTCACCTTTGCCCTACTCCGTAGTAGTAACTCAACTCGGTGAGGTCAAACCAgtgatggaaatgcaaatctGCGCAGCCTTAAGTGCCAGTGGAATATCCCAATGATAGATAATTTTACTTTATAGGATCTgacctggggcctcatttataaaactgtgcgtaggattgacgTCAAAAGGTGGCATACACACGAAACACAGAAAATGCTTacgcacaaaaatatcctgatttataaaactgtgcgcATGCACGTCCTacgccgatttccctttataaatcacaatccaCTCTAAATGTGGTGCGCCTATGTGCGGGTCAGACCACACCCATATTTGCCTGTGAATATTCGGAGAAAAGCCCCTAATTAATATTGATTCGTGACTGAAAGCAtgccgaaagcagagagaaagactAAGAAGCGCAATTTCACTCGgtgtgaggtggaagttcttgtcggggaggtgaagaagaggaaggctgtattatttggtggacacagtgttgggtcgTGtcaccaggggcggttctgggggggggggggcaaaagGGGCCAGTGCCctcgtaactctgagtctggacccccctgtggcccccctgacagggagtctgcattaataatacaatgacagatttcttgcaataattttgttctgaagggaaaggcagaaataaagtgtgacagcagtttactacccaatcaatatcgctgaaattgtaaacactgctttgcctgaatgagggatttatccttttttccgggttgtatgtgccctctaacaaaaaagccggccccaacctggcccccctattaaaactggtctagaaccgccactgcgtgtcaccaatgccaaaaaggctctagagtggcagcatgtggcagacatTTGTAAATGATGTTGCCTCAGAAGGTCGGAGTGTggccaaagtgaaaaaaaatgtgattagaCATAAAAGTGGATGCAAAAAAGCACCTGGCGTCACACAGTCTGTGCCACGGGCGGGCGAACGGGCCAATCGGAGCTCATCCCGCTGGATAAAAAACTGGCGGGGATAATcggggaatccctcctgagtggaGTGGTGCATTGCATTGAAAACCAAGATGAAACGAAATGAGCTATATGgtataggatattaatatattaaactgtatttatatcagtttaaatgtaatttgctctactgttgtcttactattGTCCTAAATCATGTTTCCCGTGTACACACCAAggagtatgtttgtttattcattgtagaaatatatatatatattttttgtatccATTTCTTGTTAACAGACTGTTCATATATGagaggtaatattactatttattttacacatcagtttcacacagtttctcctgtttctttattctgccatcagtggcacAGTTTCTCCTTACCACAGTTATGTGCATATGCATGGCCAAGTTTGTACAGAGTTGCATAGTGAGTGGGGTTTGAATGcaactgaaatatttatttcaaacgtgtacttattttttttttcccttcaataaaacacatgaaatcacTAAAAAGTGAATGGGGTCAGCAATGTAATCCTTGAGGGAAACTTTGATCAACAGGCTGCTTACTGCACTATAGTAGAAATACTGTAGCTTGATGATCAAAGTTTCCCTCAAGGATTAAATTGCTGCGGCTGCCATCTTAGGCTCAACTCACCTGCCGATTGAAACAGGTGTGTTATTTTTGCCAGATTGCAAAACTTCACAGGGACTTTACCTGCTTTATAGGCGAGCTTGACCCTCAACCTGCCTTAGTCCACAGGAATTAATGGAGAGTTACATTGACATTGTTCTGAAGTTATCTTCTCCTCTGAAGGCTAAATTTGATACAGCAGCCGCTGAGGTGAAGCAGCTGAAGGCGAAGCCGACGGATGAAGAGATGCTGCAGGTCTACTCCCTGTTCAAGCAAGCCACTGTGGGTGATGTCAACACAGGTGCGACAGAAGAGTCTGCCATAAACACTCCAGCACTCTACAGTGTTGATGCTGTTATGTCCAGTTGTTATAGATTGACAAAAGTCTAAAGAAGTAGTTACTAAACCACAACGgcctttcattttttaaagttcCGATATCAGATCTCTTGGTCAGCAGTTTGTCTTCCCAGACAGTATAGAGCAATGATaaaataagcatttatattCTGCATCACTTGCTGACAGTCATTCATTTGATACCTTTTTAACTGTGGAAAGTAGCAGGCCAGCCACTTGGCTCCTGCTCCTAAACTCTAAACAGGAGGTGTTTTGAACTCAAGTACATTAACACCATcagtatatgtttttttttttagccaccttgtttaatttactttaatcTGACTTTGTCATTCTTCTGCCTGAAGGTCGTCCAGGGATGTTTGATTTCACTGGGAAAGCTAAATGGGATGCCTGGGAGAAGCAGAAAGGTACATGTTCAGTCTATTGATGGTGCTGTTCTTCAATATGTTGTTCTTTCTGtacgtggaggaggaggaagaagaacatTAATGTTCATGCTGTGCATGTGTAAAACGGTGCCGGTGAATGAGAGACTGTAACAGAGCAGTTTAAAATATCACTTTCTATATGTTTACACATTAATGCTATTTTGAACAAGTGTATTAGCATTTTACTCAAAAAGGTTTTATTGCCCTTACATTAATGAGCATGGATTGtataatgttaaataaataaacttctAAAAAGACAACACTGTCAAATGTGAGAAGTGCCAAAAGTGCCTTGTGGCCTTGTCTACTGGTGTAGTGTCTTCTTGGCAAAGTTTCAATGAACTTCAATGAAGTATTTTTGTAATGCACCACATTCAGTGTCATTAACATAGACTTTCTCCTCacagaataataaaaatctTCCATAGGTGTGTGCAGTCAAAAGACAATACTGATCTCCCCTTCTCACCTGAATTCAACACCTGTCTCCAGTTAAGCAAAACATTTAGAGGATTTGTCACTCCCCCCTGGCTACCACATATTCATTACATATTAAAGGACAGCAGGGGGAGACCTTCAACCATAAATGTCCGTAAATAATACCAAAATAATCAGGTAAATACTCTTACACCCATCAAGGTAATTAATCGAACAATATCgtattataaataataaatcaaaataaagtaaaattgCTCTAAAAACTggtataataaaacaaaaaataatctcaGAAGTAAACAAATCAGTGTATTCAGTATGTAAAGTGCAATATCAGATACCTATTAgttactgtatttttatttaattaatttcaacTGTCTGTGGTGAGTGCAAGGTTTATgcctgaaatcctcgtcatcctattcaaagcctgcaacaggcgactcatcgaaccgggatgaagttagtttcaggatGGCTATTCAGCGGacattcactcgggtccagccgtgactttactgaggttcacccagtgttagcagcaggaggacggttagctcacagAGCCTTGCGCTGAATCggtggaaactgatttagggactgtcattaAATTTCTTATTacgcataaatatattaatacaaaataattgcagtttttttcgATATCTTCCATGTAATGTCCCAGTGACCCCAATCCAGCAGcaaattgtattagtaaactggacgaatgagacacacctattgttattgtattttattttgtcatgtggcccactgacttctgaaacagattccgtttccataaaaaatatat from Sparus aurata chromosome 9, fSpaAur1.1, whole genome shotgun sequence encodes:
- the LOC115588698 gene encoding acyl-CoA-binding protein-like isoform X2 codes for the protein MADLQAKFDTAAAEVKQLKAKPTDEEMLQVYSLFKQATVGDVNTGRPGMFDFTGKAKWDAWEKQKGKSKEDAMDEYINLVVELKKKYGV
- the LOC115588698 gene encoding acyl-CoA-binding protein-like isoform X1 — translated: MADLQAKFDTAAAEVKQLKAKPTDEEMLQVYSLFKQATVGDVNTGRPGMFDFTGKAKWDAWEKQKGFHLVLGADFSAVWDSSMDRTGRIESRDQPLRCFVSGQPVQVWSTFGVCLTPL